A single Ascochyta rabiei chromosome 4, complete sequence DNA region contains:
- a CDS encoding alpha 1,2 mannosyltransferase, whose translation MWRRLYFLLILVRVYFALSPSYLHPDENFQGPEVIAGRVFDYPVHETWEFTAEHPIRSTFPLWLAYGWPMYMLRWLWEGFGYAVSPSVVYWTLRVLMLALSVVMEDWAVHELVDSPRARRVAVPLVASSYVTWTFQTHTFSNSLETLLVCWSLVLIQRIVRDKKRSGILASSMLGFMLVVGLFNRITFPAFLLLPSLLLLPHFKRKPLSFVFLTLSAFFAAFLAICVDTASYTPGDFTLSSVLSKPVITPFNNFIYNSDSANLAQHGIHPRYQHFLVNLPQLLGPAFPLLFFLRPSHTTPILVSALSGVALLSIFPHQEARFLLPAVPLVLSSVRLPFNPGIRKLFTATWIIFNLALGMLMGVYHQGGIVPVQMHIAKTNETVTHAFWWKTYSPPTWLLNGKNEELTTVDLMGMPGEQMLEAIKTALPPCRTRKPPKLEGRGATYVIAPRSAYLLTPYQDPAQRRDLSLEEVWSYTQHLNLDDMDFGDDGVWPTLSRVVGDRGLVIWRATRNCWATNTTMTPA comes from the exons ATGTGGCGGCGTCTCTATTTCCTGTTGATCCTGGTGCGCGTCTACTTTGCGCTGTCACCGAGCTATCTGCACCCGGACGAGAACTTCCAGGGCCCCGAGGTCATAGCCG GCCGTGTCTTCGACTATCCCGTCCACGAAACATGGGAGTTCACCGCAGAGCACCCCATCCGCAGCACCTTCCCGCTATGGCTCGCATACGGCTGGCCCATGTACATGCTGCGCTGGCTGTGGGAGGGCTTTGGCTACGCCGTCTCGCCCTCGGTCGTCTACTGGACCCTGCGCGTGCTCATGCTCGCCCTGAGCGTCGTCATGGAGGACTGGGCCGTCCATGAGCTCGTCGACTCGCCCCGCGCCCGACGCGTCGCCGTGCCTCTGGTCGCCTCGTCCTACGTCACCTGGACCTTCCAGACGCACACCTTCTCCAACAGCCTGGAGACGCTGCTCGTGTGCTGGAGTCTGGTGCTGATCCAGCGCATCGTACGAGACAAG AAACGCTCCGGCATCTTGGCCTCGTCCATGTTGGGCTTCATGCTCGTCGTGGGCCTCTTCAACCGCATAACCTTTCCCGCTTTCCTGCTCCTTCCCTCGTTGCTTTTGTTGCCCCACTTCAAGCGCAA GCCTCTTTCCTTCGTCTTCCTTACGCTGTCCGCTTTCTTTGCAGCTTTTCTTGCCATCTGCGTCGACACGGCCTCATACACTCCTGGCGATTTCACCCTCTCGAGCGTTCTCAGCAAGCCCGTCATAACGCCATTCAACAACTTCATCTACAACTCCGACTCGGCCAACCTTGCCCAGCATGGTATACACCCACGTTACCAGCACTTCCTGGTCAACCTTCCCCAGTTGCTTGGACCCGCATTCCcgctcctcttcttcctccgCCCATCACACACAACGCCCATTCTCGTCTCTGCCTTGTCCGGTGTTGCACTGCTCAGCATCTTCCCCCACCAGGAAGCTCGATTCCTGCTGCCCGCAGTTCCTCTGGTCCTCTCCTCCGTCCGTCTTCCATTCAATCCTGGAATTAGGAAGCTATTCACTGCAACTTGGATCATTTTCAACCTTGCTCTTGGCATGCTGATGGGCGTCTACCACCAAGGCGGCATCGTGCCCGTGCAGATGCACATTGCAAAGACCAACGAAACGGTCACGCACGCCTTCTGGTGGAAAACATACAGCCCACCGACTTGGCTGCTCAACGGCAAGAACGAGGAACTCACCACGGTCGATTTGATGGGCATGCCAGGCGAGCAGATGCTCGAGGCCATCAAGACCGCTCTACCACCGTGTCGCACCCGCAAACCCCCCAAGCTCGAAGGGAGAGGCGCTACCTATGTAATTGCCCCTCGCTCCGCCTACCTTCTCACACCATACCAGGATCCAGCCCAGCGCAGAGATCTCTCTCTCGAGGAAGTGTGGAGCTACACTCAGCACCTGAATCTGGACGACATGGATTTTGGCGACGATGGCGTGTGGCCGACGCTCAGCAGGGTGGTGGGCGATCGCGGCCTGGTCATCTGGCGCGCGACGCGCAATTGCTGGGCCACCAACACCACGATGACCCCTGCCTAG
- a CDS encoding Xaa-Pro aminopeptidase: MSKVNTTERLAELRKLMKERNVDIYMVPSEDSHQSEYIAPCDARRAYISGFTGSAGYAVITHDKAALSTDGRYFNQAEKQLDSNWELLKQGIQDVPTIQEWTIDRVEGGKIVAVDPSVVTAVDARKLAEKIKKKGGEYKAVDENLVDAVWKDRPSRPSEKVIVQPMEFSGKSFEDKIADLRKELEKRKSLGFVVSMLDEVAWLFNIRGSDIPYNPVLFSYAVITPSAATLYVDESKLPQDVKDHLGDKVEVRPYEAIFEDVAALSKASLEAQNESEAKKKFLTSNRASWALNKALGGEEKVEEVRSPVGDAKAVKNEVELEGMRQCHIRDGAALSEYFAWLEDQLINKKATLDEVDGADKLESMRAKHNGFMGLSFDTISSTGANAAVIHYKPEKGECAIIDPKAIYLCDSGAQYQDGTTDTTRTLHFGEPTEMERKAYTLVLKGNIALERIKFPKGTTGFAIDALARQFLWTEGLDYRHGTGHGVGSFLNVHEGPIGIGTRVQYSEVALAVGNVISDEPGYYEDGKFGIRIENMVMVKEVETKHQFGDKPYLGFEHVTMTPHCRNLVDMSLLTEDEKKFINEYHAEVFEKTSEYFKNDALTLDWLKRETAPY; this comes from the exons ATGTCCAAGGTCAACACCACTGAGCGGCTGGCGGAGCTCCGCAAGCTCATGAAGGAGCGCAATGTCGATATCTACA TGGTACCTTCTGAAGATAGCCACCAGAGCGAGTACATTGCCCCGTGCGACGCCCGTCGAG CATACATCAGCGGCTTCACTGGCTCAGCCGGCTACGCAGTCATTACACACGACAAGGCCGCCCTTTCCACCGACGGCCGCTACTTCAACCAGGCCGAGAAGCAGCTGGACAGCAACTGGGAGCTGCTGAAGCAAGGCATCCAGGACGTGCCTACCATCCAGGAGTGGACAATAGACCGAGTGGAAGGGGGCAAGATCGTCGCCGTAGACCCCAGTGTAGTGACAGCAGTTGACGCCAGGAAGCTGGCCGAGAAGATCAAGAAGAAGGGTGGCGAATACAAGGCGGTGGACGAGAACCTCGTCGACGCGGTATGGAAGGACAGACCGAGCCGGCCAAGCGAGAAGGTCATTGTACAGCCCATGGAGTTCTCTGGGAAGAGCTTCGAAGACAAGATTGCAGATCTACGGAAAGAGCtcgagaagaggaagagccTGGGCTTTGTCGTCTCTATGCTGGACGAGGTCGCCTGGCTGTTCAACATCCGCGGAAGCGA CATCCCGTACAACCCCGTTCTCTTCTCCTACGCTGTCATCACACCCAGCGCTGCCACACTCTATGTCGATGAAAGCAAGCTGCCGCAAGACGTCAAGGACCACCTCGGCGACAAGGTTGAGGTGCGGCCCTACGAGGCTATCTTTGAAGATGTTGCAGCACTGAGCAAAGCATCTTTGGAAGCTCAGAACGAGTCcgaggcgaagaagaagttcCTCACCTCCAATCGAGCATCATGGGCGCTGAACAAGGCCTTGGGCGGCGAGGAGAAGGTCGAAGAGGTGCGCAGCCCGGTTGGTGACGCCAAAGCGGTAAAGAATGAGGTTGAGCTGGAAGGGATGCGACAGTGTCACATTCGTGACGGTGCGGCCCTCAGCGAGTACTTTGCATGGCTAGAGGATCAATTGATCAACAAAAAGGCCACGCTTGACGAAGTAGACGGTGCTGACAAGCTGGAAAGCATGCGTGCCAAGCACAACGGATTTATGGGGCTCTCCTTCGACACCATATCATCGACTGGAGCCAACGCGGCTGTTATCCACTACAAGCCGGAGAAGGGCGAATGCGCGATCATCGACCCCAAGGCAATTTACCTTTGCGACTCCGGTGCACAGTACCAGGATGGCACGACAGACACGACAAGAACCTTGCATTTTGGTGAGCCGACTGAGATGGAGCGGAAAGCTTACACGCTTGTACTCAAGGGCAACATCGCTCTCGAGCGCATCAAGTTCCCCAAGGGCACAACCGGCTTCGCCATTGACGCACTTGCCCGCCAGTTCCTCTGGACGGAAGGACTCGACTACCGACACGGAACTGGACACGGTGTTGGATCTTTCCTGAACGTCCACGAAGGCCCCATCGGTATCGGCACAAGGGTGCAATATTCTGAAGTCGCTCTGGCTGTCGGCAACGTCATCTCAGACGAGCCTGGCTACTACGAGGACGGCAAGTTTGGCATCCGCATCGAGAACATGGTCATGGTCAAGGAAGTTGAGACGAAGCATCAGTTCGGCGACAAGCCGTATCTTGGCTTCGAGCATGTTACTATGACTCCTCACTGCAGGAACCTGGTCGATATGAGCCTGCTCACGGAAGATGAGAAGAAGTTCATCAACGAGTATCACGCGGAGGTCTTTGAGAAGACAAGCGAGTACTTCAAGAACGATGCTCTGACTCTTGACTGGCTGAAGCGCGAAACGGCGCCATACTAG
- a CDS encoding Prephenate dehydratase, with the protein MSEASKPKVAFLGPEASYTHQATLDTFSPNTYTLAPQTTIEDVFAAVQDGSVYRGVVPFENSTNGSVVFTLDLFADLHSKYNDILVCGEAYVGVSHCLLGLDSSSPDDLSKITELYSHPQAWGQCKTFLQKYLKHAERFDVSSTSRAAQMVAESKDPNAAAISSKVAGTLFNLSLLSEGINDVSGNQTRFLVLGRNDSSEATSSSHSNTKASENEDYKTLLLFTLPYTPSDPNPGALAQCLSVFGRHKLNLTSINTRPSGVANWEYIFFIEFKGRKDQGDDGPVNAAFRELKGVCEWYRWLGSWENRLPASSAQKL; encoded by the exons ATGTCAGAAGCAAGCAAACCAAAGGTAGCATTCTTAGGCCCAGAAGCAAGCTATACGCACCAG GCAACCCTCGACACGTTTTCACCAAACACATATACCCTCGCACCACAAACTACTATTGAGGATGTTTTCGCCGCGGTGCAAGACGGCAGCGTATACCGTGGCGTCGTGCCATTCGAAAATAGCACGAATGGCTCAGTAGTCTTTACACTCGATCTCTTTGCCGATCTGCACAGCAAGTACAACGACATACTCGTCTGTGGAGAAGCCTACGTGGGCGTAAGCCACTGTCTGCTCGGTCTCGACTCGTCAAGTCCAGACGATCTCTCGAAGATCACGGAATTGTATTCTCACCCTCAAGCCTGGGGCCAATGCAAGACCTTTCTGCAAAAGTACCTGAAGCACGCTGAGCGCTTCGACGTATCCTCGACTTCGCGGGCTGCGCAGATGGTTGCAGAATCGAAAGATCCTAATGCAGCGGCCATCAGCAGCAAAGTAGCCGGTACACTCTTCAATCTCTCTCTCCTATCAGAAGGCATCAACGACGTCAGCGGAAACCAGACGCGATTCTTGGTCTTGGGCCGGAATGACAGCTCAGAAGCAACATCATCCTCGCACTCGAACACCAAGGCATCCGAAAACGAAGACTACAAAACCCTGCTCCTCTTCACCCTCCCCTACACGCCTTCAGACCCCAACCCTGGCGCGCTAGCACAGTGTCTTTCCGTCTTTGGCCGGCACAAGCTCAACCTGACGAGCATCAACACGCGCCCAAGTGGTGTGGCCAACTGGGAGTACATTTTCTTCATCGAATTCAAAGGGCGGAAGGATCAGGGCGATGACGGGCCGGTGAACGCAGCGTTCAGAGAGTTGAAGGGCGTTTGTGAGTGGTATCGATGGCTGGGCAGCTGGGAAAATAGACTACCAGCGTCGAGCGCGCAAAAGCTGTAG
- a CDS encoding Pyridoxal 5'-phosphate synthase (glutamine hydrolyzing), which produces MATELPTTNGHGAQDGENNFAVKAGLARMLKGGVIMDVVNAEQARIAEEAGASAVMALERVPADIRAQGGVARMSDPQMIREIMDTVTIPVMAKARIGHFVECQILEALGVDYIDESEVLTPADAVHHVSKHDFKIPFVCGCRGLGEALRRIAEGAAMIRTKGEAGTGDVIEAVRHMRTVTAEIKRAQAMDEMELRVYAKELQVDYALLKETAKLGRLPVVNFAAGGVATPADAALMMQLGCDGVFVGSGIFKSGDAAKRAKAIVQAVTHYKDPKVLMEVSMDLGEAMVGINCGTMGEDEKLAKRGW; this is translated from the exons ATGGCAACCGAACTCCCCACCACAAACGGCCACGGCGCCCAGGATGGCGAGAACAACTTCGCGGTCAAGGCAGGACTTGCCCGCATGCTGAAGGGTGGCGTCATCATGGACGTTGTCAACGCCGAGCAG GCACGCATAGCAGAGGAGGCTGGTGCCTCGGCCGTCATGGCTCTTGAGCGTGTTCCCGCCGATATTAGAGCTCAGGGCGGCGTTGCACGGATGAGCGACCCCCAGATGATCAGGGAGATTATGGACACGGTCACCATTCCTGTCATGGCCAAGGCGAGAATCGGTCACTTTGTCGAGTGCCAG ATCCTCGAAGCCCTCGGCGTAGACTACATCGACGAGTCCGAAGTGCTCACCCCGGCCGACGCCGTGCACCACGTCAGCAAGCACGACTTCAAGATCCCGTTTGTGTGCGGGTGCCGCGGGCTCGGCGAGGCGCTGCGCCGCATCGCAGAAGGCGCAGCCATGATCCGCACAAAGGGCGAAGCAGGGACGGGCGACGTCATCGAAGCCGTGCGCCACATGCGCACCGTGACGGCCGAGATCAAGCGCGCGCAGGCCATGGACGAGATGGAGCTGCGCGTCTACGCAAAGGAGCTGCAGGTCGACTACGCGCTGCTCAAGGAGACGGCGAAGCTGGGCAGGCTGCCCGTCGTCAACTTCGCCGCTGGTGGTGTCGCGACGCCGGCTGATGCTGCGCTGATGATGCAGTTGGGCTGCGACGGTGTCTTTGTCGGATCGGGCATCTTCAAGTCGGGCGACGCGGCCAAGCGCGCCAAAGCTATTGTGCAGGCCGTCACGCACTACAAGGATCCCAAGGTGCTGATGGAGGTCAGCATGGACCTGGGCGAGGCCATGGTCGGCATCAACTGCGGCACCATGGGCGAGGACGAGAAGCTGGCTAAGCGTGGCTGGTAA
- a CDS encoding histone chaperone, variant 2 has product MDVPRSNKQPTSTPQNTPANAAPISSRAQQPTVGTINEEELDRAAAGLFAANPALVSMMQAKLGSLVGRSSGYIESLPGSVRRRVAGLKGVQKEHSKLEAEFQEEVLQLEKKYFAKFTPLYEQRAKIVNGSTEPTEEQVKVGEQEDEDEEDDDEEQPEKELNKDEGKDVKGIPEFWLSAMKNQISLAEMITDRDEAALKSLTDVRMEYLDRPGFRLIFEFEENEFFTNKTITKTYFYQEENGYGGDFIYDHAEGDKIDWKAGKDLTVRVESKKQRNKNTKQTRVVKKTVPTESFFNFFDPPSPPQDDDDASSDIEERLELDYQLGEDIKEKLIPRAIDWFTGEALQYENIEDFDEGEFEDEDDEDEDELSDDRDEDEESDDENDGTKPKQEAAECKQS; this is encoded by the exons ATGGACGTCCCCAGGTCTAACAAGCAGCCTACCAGCACACCGCAAAACACACCCGCCAACGCCGCACCCATCTCGTCGCGCGCCCAACAGCCCACTGTTGGCACTATCAACGAAG AGGAGCTTGACCGCGCCGCCGCTGGACTGTTCGCTGCAAACCCCGCCCTGGTCTCGATGATGCAGGCAAAGCTTGGCTCTCTCGTCGGCCGCTCAAGTGGCTACATTGAGTCGCTGCCTGGCTCCGTCCGCCGCCGTGTTGCGGGCCTGAAGGGTGTCCAGAAGGAGCACTCCAAGCTCGAGGCCGAGTTCCAGGAGGAGGTTCTCCAGCTCGAGAAGAAGTACTTCGCCAAGTTTACACCCCTGTACGAGCAGCGTGCGAAGATCGTCAACGGTTCCACCGAGCCCACAGAGGAGCAGGTCAAGGTTGGCGAGCAGGAAGACGAGGATGAGGAGGACGATGACGAGGAGCAGCCCGAGAAGGAGCTCAACAAGGACGAGGGCAAGGACGTCAAGGGTATCCCAGAGTTCTGGCTGAGCGCCATGAAGAACCAGATCTCGCTCGCCGAGATGATCACAGACCGTGACGAGGCTGCGCTGAAGAGCCTCACCGACGTCCGTATGGAGTACCTCGACCGCCCCGGCTTCCGCCTCATCTTCGAGTTTGAGGAGAACGAGTTCTTCACCAACAAGACCATCACCAAGACCTACTTCTACCAGGAGGAGAACGGCTACGGTGGCGACTTCATCTACGACCACGCCGAGGGCGACAAGATCGACTGGAAGGCGGGCAAGGACCTCACCGTCCGTGTCGAGAGCAAGAAGCAGAGGAACAAGA ACACAAAGCAGACCCgcgttgttaagaagaccGTCCCCACAGAGTCATTCTTCAACTTCTTCGACCCCCCGAGCCCTCCCcaggatgacgacgacgcTTCCTCCGACATTGAGGAGCGTCTCGAGCTCGACTACCAGCTCGGTGAGGACATCAAGGAGAAGCTCATCCCCCGCGCCATTGACTGGTTCACCGGCGAGGCTCTTCAGTACGAGAACATTGAGGACTTCGACGAGGGCGAGttcgaggacgaggacgatgaGGATGAGGACGAGCTCAGCGACGACCGCGACGAGGATGAGGAGTCAGATGACGAG AACGACGGCACAAAACCCaagcaggaggctgctgagTGCAAGCAGAGCTAA
- a CDS encoding translation termination factor eRF1 produces MSSKEPQPNDAEKNIEIWKVKKLIKRLEAARGNGTSMISLIIPPKDQVSRAAKMLAEEFGTASNIKSRVNRLSVLSAITSTQQRLKLYSKVPPNGLVIYCGEILTPEGKERKVNIDFEPFKPINTSLYLCDNKFHTEALSELLESDQKFGFIIMDGNGALFGTLSGNTREIVHKFSVDLPKKHGRGGQSALRFARLREEKRHNYVRKVAELAVQNFITADKVNVAGIILAGSADFKNDLNQSDLFDNRLQSKVIKVVDVSYGGENGFNQAIELSSETLGNVKFIQEKKLINEYFDHISKDSGKVCYGVEDTLKALEAGAAETLIVFENLEITRWVLKASDGAEVILHTNKTQEADRTNFMDKTTGQEMEIVEQSSMLEWLAEKYRDFGATLEFVSDRSSEGNQFVKGFGGIGAILRYALNFEQLADFDDDEDEFYDD; encoded by the exons ATGTCGTCGAAGGAGCCCCAGCCCAACGACGCGGAGAAGAACATCGAGATCTGGAAGGTCAAGAAGCTGATCAAGCGTCTTGAAGCCGCCCGTGGCAATGGCACATCCATGATTTCCCTCATCATTC CGCCCAAGGACCAGGTCTCACGCGCCGCCAAGATGTTGGCCGAAGAGTTCGGTACCGCCTCCAACATCAAGTCCCGCGTCAACCGTCTCTCCGTCCTGTCCGCCATCACCTCGACCCAGCAGCGTCTGAAGCTTTACTCAAAGGTCCCGCCCAATGGCCTCGTCATCTACTGCGGTGAAATCCTTACCCCTGAGGGCAAGGAGCGCAAGGTCAACATCGACTTCGAGCCCTTCAAGCCCATCAACACCTCGCTGTACCTCTGTGACAACAAGTTCCACACAGAGGCTCTGAGCGAGCTGCTCGAGTCCGACCAGAAGTTCGGCTTCATCATCATGGACGGAAACGGCGCCCTCTTCGGCACCCTGTCTGGCAACACCCGTGAAATCGTTCACAAGTTTTCCGTCGACCTGCCCAAGAAGCACGGCCGTGGTGGTCAGTCCGCCCTTCGTTTCGCCCGTCTGCGTGAAGAGAAGCGCCACAACTACGTTCGCAAGGTCGCCGAGCTGGCTGTCCAGAACTTCATCACAGCCGACAAGGTCAACGTGGCTGGTATCATTCTGGCTGGTAGTGCCGACTTCAAGAACGACCTGAACCAGTCCGATCTGTTCGACAACCGTCTGCAGTCCAAGGTCATCAAGGTCGTCGATGTGTCCTACGGCGGCGAGAACGGCTTCAACCAGGCCATTGAGCTGTCGTCCGAGACGCTCGGCAACGTCAAGTTCATCCAGGAGAAGAAGCTCATCAACGAGTACTTCGACCACATCTCCAAGGACTCCGGCAAGGTCTGCTACGGTGTCGAGGATACCCTCAAGGCTCTGGAGGCTGGCGCCGCCGAGACGCTGATTGTCTTCGAGAACCTCGAAATCACTCGCTGGGTGCTCAAGGCTTCGGACGGTGCCGAGGTCATTCTCCACACCAACAAGACACAGGAGGCGGACCGAACCAACTTCATGGACAAGACAACCGGTCAGGAGATGGAAATCGTCGAGCAGTCATCCATGCTCGAGTGGCTCGCCGAGAAATACCGTGACTTCGGTGCCACGCTCGAATTCGTCTCTGACCGTTCCTCGGAGGGCAACCAGTTCGTCAAGGGTTTTGGCGGTATCGGTGCCATTCTGCGTTACGCGCTCAACTTTGAGCAGCTTGCCGACTTTGACGATGACGAAGACGAGTTCTACGATGATTGA
- a CDS encoding histone chaperone, giving the protein MSEPIRNKKMDSISAPTPQNTPANAAPISSRAQQPTVGTINEEELDRAAAGLFAANPALVSMMQAKLGSLVGRSSGYIESLPGSVRRRVAGLKGVQKEHSKLEAEFQEEVLQLEKKYFAKFTPLYEQRAKIVNGSTEPTEEQVKVGEQEDEDEEDDDEEQPEKELNKDEGKDVKGIPEFWLSAMKNQISLAEMITDRDEAALKSLTDVRMEYLDRPGFRLIFEFEENEFFTNKTITKTYFYQEENGYGGDFIYDHAEGDKIDWKAGKDLTVRVESKKQRNKNTKQTRVVKKTVPTESFFNFFDPPSPPQDDDDASSDIEERLELDYQLGEDIKEKLIPRAIDWFTGEALQYENIEDFDEGEFEDEDDEDEDELSDDRDEDEESDDENDGTKPKQEAAECKQS; this is encoded by the exons ATGTCTGAGCCGATCCGCAATAAGAAGATGGACTCCATCTCCGCTCC CACACCGCAAAACACACCCGCCAACGCCGCACCCATCTCGTCGCGCGCCCAACAGCCCACTGTTGGCACTATCAACGAAG AGGAGCTTGACCGCGCCGCCGCTGGACTGTTCGCTGCAAACCCCGCCCTGGTCTCGATGATGCAGGCAAAGCTTGGCTCTCTCGTCGGCCGCTCAAGTGGCTACATTGAGTCGCTGCCTGGCTCCGTCCGCCGCCGTGTTGCGGGCCTGAAGGGTGTCCAGAAGGAGCACTCCAAGCTCGAGGCCGAGTTCCAGGAGGAGGTTCTCCAGCTCGAGAAGAAGTACTTCGCCAAGTTTACACCCCTGTACGAGCAGCGTGCGAAGATCGTCAACGGTTCCACCGAGCCCACAGAGGAGCAGGTCAAGGTTGGCGAGCAGGAAGACGAGGATGAGGAGGACGATGACGAGGAGCAGCCCGAGAAGGAGCTCAACAAGGACGAGGGCAAGGACGTCAAGGGTATCCCAGAGTTCTGGCTGAGCGCCATGAAGAACCAGATCTCGCTCGCCGAGATGATCACAGACCGTGACGAGGCTGCGCTGAAGAGCCTCACCGACGTCCGTATGGAGTACCTCGACCGCCCCGGCTTCCGCCTCATCTTCGAGTTTGAGGAGAACGAGTTCTTCACCAACAAGACCATCACCAAGACCTACTTCTACCAGGAGGAGAACGGCTACGGTGGCGACTTCATCTACGACCACGCCGAGGGCGACAAGATCGACTGGAAGGCGGGCAAGGACCTCACCGTCCGTGTCGAGAGCAAGAAGCAGAGGAACAAGA ACACAAAGCAGACCCgcgttgttaagaagaccGTCCCCACAGAGTCATTCTTCAACTTCTTCGACCCCCCGAGCCCTCCCcaggatgacgacgacgcTTCCTCCGACATTGAGGAGCGTCTCGAGCTCGACTACCAGCTCGGTGAGGACATCAAGGAGAAGCTCATCCCCCGCGCCATTGACTGGTTCACCGGCGAGGCTCTTCAGTACGAGAACATTGAGGACTTCGACGAGGGCGAGttcgaggacgaggacgatgaGGATGAGGACGAGCTCAGCGACGACCGCGACGAGGATGAGGAGTCAGATGACGAG AACGACGGCACAAAACCCaagcaggaggctgctgagTGCAAGCAGAGCTAA